Genomic segment of Cytobacillus suaedae:
ATTGGCAGCTGTTGCCTTAACATAATCAACGAAATAGCCAATGTGACTACTCCATATTTCCTTAAATTGTGCTCCACCAGCTTCACCATATACCGATGCTACTGCTGCAGATAATCCTTCTGTGTTTTCATTAAGTGCTCCTGCGACTGCTTCAAAATCTTCACTTCCATCAATCCCTTTTTGCATTGCTACAACTGCTAAGTACGCATGCTCCGATAAAAGTGCATCAAGTGCTGCACGTAAATCCGATGCTGGTGTTGATATTGAAGGCACCTCCATACTGTGATGAGTTCCTCCTCCTTGACCATGTGCACTTACAAAGCTAGCTGATGGTAAAACGAGTGATAGACTAAGAGGAATGACAATTAACGATTTTTTAATGTTCATAGATTTTTTCTCCCTTTCCTATATGGATTGTTTTTTGAATTCATATAGGCTAACGAAGAGGATCGTTAGTTAGATCACTTTTTTTGAAAAAATTTTAAAAAAATGTTTTAGGGGTAATTTTTTGATTATTGAAGTATTCGAGATTTATGTTATTTATTATTTTGTCATCCTTATATCTTCTGTTTTATAAACTAGATTATTAAAAGGGAAGGTGATACAGTGGATAATTGTTTTGATTTAATTTCGGATGCTATTTTAATGAAGCCTAATAGTCATTCAAAACTTAAATTGGCCATTGAAAACTTAAGTACCGAAGAATGGTTTAGGGATTTATATAAAAATAAACACTATACGACTAGGATTTGGAACAACAAGGATATTAAGAAAATCCTTCTTAATCCAAGAAATGTGGAACTGATAAAAACCAATGAGAATCATACTAAGCTTTTTATTAAATTAGTGAAGAAAGAAGGACGATGATGAAGTTTGCCAATTAACTAGCTCTGGTCTGTAAAATGTGAAGGATTATTTATGAAACCTTTCTGTCTTATCATCGTATTAGAATGTAATAAGTTGTTTTATCTTTAGGAGGGCGTCTTTTTGGAAAATCAAGTTGAGCATGTGAAAATTATCATCAAGAAGATTAGGGATGTTGTTAGTAAGCCAATTGTAAAAAAGCTAGATTTAGATAAATGTGAACGGATAGCTGAAAAGCTAGGGTCTTTTTCAAATAGTTGTGAGGAGTGTCAACAACAACTGGATGAACTAAAGAATCATTTCATTCAACTAGAAACCAATTTAGACAAACTTGCTTACCCTGTAGATAAAAAACATAAACAATTAATAAATCACATAGCTTCTCACTTGCAGAAAAAACATAAGTTAGTGCAAGAGGGAACGTATCTTTCAATTTACATGTCGATAGGAATGAGTCTAGGAGTCGTTTTGGGGTTAACTTTATTTGAAAATATTGCAATGGGTATACCGCTTGGATTTGGAATAGGTATAGCAATTGGTGCTGGTTTAGACGCCGATGCTAAGAAAAAAGGAAAAACAATATAGTAAATAAATTTAGAAAGAGAAGACCTAAAAAGGACTTCTCTTTCTTACTTTGATACCTAACATGATAAAAACTGTCACATTAAATGTTGTTAGATCGATGAGTATAGTCGGTTCCTGCACCAAAGCGAGAAAATAGATACACACCGCGAATAAATGAGAGAGAAGGGCGAGTATTTTAAGAGAAAGACGAGAATATGGCTGTAGACAACGAATAAAATTCATTCTTCATTTGAGTTTCCGTGGGGATTCAGCTTCGGAAACAGATAAGGGGGACCATTAATAGCCCCCTTAGTAACAGTTCCTAATATTGTAATGGTGGTAGATGCTTTTGTAACTCAGAATGAACTCGCATAATTCCCCACATGCCTAGCTCTATATCCCATCTTATATTGCCTGCTCGATACATATAATCTCCAGGAAAATTGAAAATGCTACCTGCTCCACCTATTAAATCAAGATTTACTTTGGAGCCCATTACATTCTCTCCAACAAATGATTCGATTCCTAAATCCTCGGAATTTTTATCAGTTCTCCAATAATGACCGTGTAAATGAAAAGTATGGGTTCTTCTGCGTTCTGCAGGAGTAACTAACCTGATTGTAACAGGGTCTCCCGGATACGCTTCAAAAACCGGAGTAGCAGGATCACTAAATACCTTTGAACTAAATAGGTCACTTAGGTCTGGATGTTCTCGGAATCTATTAATTAAGCGTTCTGTTCGGTAATTAAATCCTCTTGATCCTTCATCGTACGTATCGCCTATTTCAGCAGGGGCTTCATCGGTCCCTAATAGAATTCCTTCAAAAGGATCAAAGATTAGCTGACCAAATTTATCTAATAGGCGAACCCCATCATGCATAATCATGACAAATTCCCTTGTATCTGGTAAATATGGGTTAGTCAAAATCACGTTCGCCCCGGTTCGAACAGGCTTTAAGGTATGAGGGTCAAGGTATTTTGTTCCTCGTGGTTCAGCAATAAATGCTCCAAATGCCCCCTGAGACCTATGATTTCTGATATCAGCCATATCCCACATTCCACATGCCCCAAGTGCTTCATCAACAAACCAACGATAAGTGATCGTTTCTCCTGGACCTACTGTTTGGTCAGGGTTAAATCCTACCGTTTCTCCAGCCGATGTTTTTACGTCATATTGTATTAACTGTGGATGCAGCGAAATTCTAAGTGATGGTGGATAAAATGCTTGTTCCCTAACTCGAGGATATGGATAAATTCCATCCTTAAATGTAAATTTATCAAAATCTAATAAACTAGTTAATGTGACTTCAACCGTATCTCCTTCGTTTGCACGTAGAATTAGAGGCTCAGGATTTTTCTTTCCGCAAAGAATATCTTCCATATCCTCTTTTAGTGCAAATACAATTCCATTAGGATCATGATCTCCATAGGCATTATAGATAATAGGAGTATGAAAAGCGACTACATCATAACAAACTACAGGTCCTGGTGCACCTACACTAAGAACCTCAGTCGGTGGGGCTGGTGGGCACCCAGTACACTCAGGTAATGGCTTTGTTCTCTTTGGAGGACGAGGGCGATCTGGTAACGGAATTAAGTTAGGAACTTCCTCATCAAAGGCACGGATTAAACCCCATAAGCCATTCCAGAGGTCTTCTTCGGTTTCAAACGTCCATAAATAGTCACCTGACCTAGGAATATATGTGTCAAATGTAAAAGATTCAGATATTCCAATATGCTGTTGATCGTCTCTCTTTGATTCTAAATCTCTACGTCTGCGAAGCCATCTTAATCCATGGAGGTTAAAACTATGTGATTCTTCCTGTGCTCCTTGCAAGAGACGTATCCGGATTGAATCTCCTTCATATGCCTGGAGAATTGGTGTAATCGGATCACCATTTACATAGGAACTAAACGAATAGGCAGGGTCACAGTCTTTTCCTAATCGGAATTGCAATGGTTCATTTTTATAGTTCACACCAAACAAACCTGGGTCCTCTTGAGATCCTGGAAATGGGGGAGGATTTAAAGGAGTTCCATCTTTATCAAATAACAGTGCAAAATCATGAACCATTAATGCAAAATCACGATAATCAGGAACGAGTGGATTTACTGCTGTGATTTGGGCGCCATGATCTACCTCTGCCCCTGTTTTGGAATCAAAAAATTTGGTGAACCTTGGATGAATAACCCCGGATCCAAATACACCATGTTGTTGATGAGCTGTTGAAAATAAATGATCATGAAAAAACCAAGCCTTTAACTCAACATCTGCAAAATACTCATAACGAATCGTTTCTCCTGGTAATACGCTTGAGTCATAATTCCAACCAATATTGGCTCCATCATTGGTTAAAACATCAAACTTAACAAAATGAATATGCAATCCGTTTTCATACGTTCTTGTCACTAATTGAAAGGCATCACCATCTAAAATATGAGGCACTCTATTCGTATAGTTTATTCTTAGACAAGTTCCTGCAGCCGCATGAAAGATTAAAGGTTCTGGTTCCTTTTTTCCTGAACAGATAGCTTCTATATCCTCATCAAAGACATAAATGCGTGCTTTGGGATCATGCCAACCTTGGCGGTTATATACAACGGGAAGCTCTATTAGTGAAATATTAAACTCCTTAACTACTGCATTCTCCATACATGGATCAGCGAATACAGCTCCAGGACGAGCATTCGGAATTGCAGCATTCCGTTCTAGCTCCGTCATTTCCCTACCACCTACAATGCCAAGCGGTGGACGTGGCGCTTTACAACCCACTTTTCCAGGGATAAAGTTAGGAAAGCCAGGACGTTCTGGTGTTGGTGTTGGTGGTAATGGCCGATCAGGTAATGGCTGTAAAGGGGCAATTGGTACACCGTTGGGATAGCATTGACTCCCATCTTGGAGTGTGTCAAAAATTCGGTTAATCCCCCACATTCCTGCTCCAAAGTGTGGATACAAGTGACAATGTATGACAACATCACCAATTGCTCCATGTAGACTACCTAAACCATACAAAGGTTGAATGTTATAGTGCGTTTGTGGGCTGGTTGACTGTGAGTCAATAATTTCTTCGTTTAAATTCATTGGGTCTCGAAACCATTGATGGACATGATAATGAAAAACATGAGTTTCCTTTACTCCTCCATGAATAAGCCTGATCATGGCTGGATCTCCTACATACCCTCTTAAAATTGGTGTTGCTGGATCACCGAACACCCATGAATCATGGTGGACCTCTTCGCCCTCACAGTCAGGACACACAACGCCTTCATCGATTAATTGTTTTCTTCTCCATTCTGGCTCATACCGATAATTGACACCATGAAAGGATTCGGTTTCTTGACCAGTAAAATCACTAATAGGTGGGTTTCCTGTAATATCATTAATTTCCATCTCATCTTGGAAAAACCATGCATATTCTCGAAATGAAGGTAAGAATGGGTTGTGAATATCCGCATAAAGCCCACTCTTAATGGGACCTCCAGTAACTGGATGTGTCCATGTTGAGCCTCTTTTCTCAACAAACAGAGCTCCGAACAACCCATTTGGATTAGAGCCTTCTTCTGAGCTTGACGGATTCCCTAAATCAGAAAAAAAGTAAATTCCTTCATGAGAAGCTTTTAAACGATAAAGAATCTTTTCACCACAAGGAACCAGCGTGCTAGGGTTAAACCCTACATTTGCACCATCTGACTGAAATACATCGTAATCTGCTTCTTGGAAATGCATTCCGGTTTCAAAAGGCAACTGGTTCTCAAATAATATTTCAACAATGTCCCCTTCGTTTGCACGAATAACAAGTGGTTCTACAAGATCTACAGTCGAAAAGGGGTTTTTACGAACAAGTTTTTTAACTTTTTGCTCATTTTCTTTTAATACGTACATCATTCCATTCGGATTGTAATCTCCAAAATTATTAACGACAATTCGAATGGGAATAGAAACAACATGATAAAATCGCTTCATTATATTTCACCTCCTGTTTAAAATCGATCGTCTAGTTTGATCATTTTATTTTCTTTCACTCTATCGCTTCCTCTCTTACAAATTTAATCTTTTAAGATCAAAAGTTTTAAATAGTTTATGTTGAGATAGGAGAAGGGGTTGTGCTTCTGTCGTGAAGATTGAGTTTATTTTTGCTTGAGAAGTTGGTTGAATGGAGTTTTTCTTTTAAAAGTGAGTCATTGATAATGGCAAATGAATTTTTTGGTTTTCGAATTGTAGATGTTCTTTCAGAAATTGGATGAAAATATTCAATAAAAAGTGAATTGAAATAACATAAAAAACGTGTGCTTGTTATTAAGAACTTCACATTCTATAGTGCTCATCAACTTTAAAAGAATAAAATCAGTAACAACATGACAAAAATGTCACATTAGATATTGTTATATCGATGGTTAGAGGGCAAATTAACCGATATAGTAGGCTTGTGAAGGAGGTCGAATCATGACTAACATTATAGAAACTAAGAACTTATCTAAATCCTACGGAAAAACACAAGTCTTAAAAAACATCGATATGACCATTGAACAAGGGGAATTTACGGCAATTATGGGCCCATCTGGGTCTGGGAAAACGACATTAATGAATACTTTATCTACAATTGATAGTTTTAGCGGTGGGGATGTTTGGATTGAGGGGAATTCCCTGTTGGATATGAAAAAGAAAGACTTACGAGCATTCCGGCAAAAACGAATGGGCTTTATTTTTCAAGATTACAACTTATTGGACACATTAACGGTGAAAGAAAATATCCTGCTGCCGCTTTCCTTACAAAAAACACCTGTTGCTGAAATGGAGCAGCGTTTAGGAAAAATCATTGAAGCCTTAAATATTGAATCCATTTTAAATCACTATCCTTCTGAAATATCGGGTGGTCAAATGCAGCGCACAGCTGCTGCGAGGGCGATTATTACCAATCCAGCCATTGTGTTTGCTGATGAGCCGACGGGGGCACTCGATTCCAGGTCTGCAACGCAGTTACTTGAGCAAATGCAATTGCTTAATCAAACATTTAAGACAACTGTTTTGATGATTACCCATGACCCGTATGCAGCGAGCTATTGTCAACGTGTCATCTTTCTTCGGGATGGAAAAATCGTCAATGAGATGTTTAAAGGAGAGCAAAACGAAAAAGAATTCTTCGACCGCATTCTAACGATTCAAAGTGCGTTAGGAGGCGACCAACGATGGGCTTAATTGATTTATCATGGAGGAATATGAAGCGGAATTTCAGGTTGTATACGATCTATTTCATTTCCATGCTTGTCGGTGTCGTGATTTACTTTACCTTTTCAGGATTAATGTTTAACAAGGACGTAGTGACAGCGATCCAAAATAAAGAAAACTACCAATCAGGTATATTCATTGCCTCGACGATTGTCTTCTTATTTATCGTGTTTTTTATTTTGTATGCAAATTCTTTTTTTATGAAGCAACGAAAAAAGGAATTTGGTATGTATCTATTATACGGGATGAAAGAAAGACAAGTAGCCGCAATGGTCTTTTTTGAAACGTTATTTTTAAGCGCCATTGCTTTATTCAGTGGGATAGTAATTGGAGGGTTACTTTCAAAATTCTTCGGTAAGGTATTAATGAACTTAATGAACTATAATGATGACATTTCTTTTGCTTTTCCACCTGAAGCCATCGTCTCAACCATTCTGTTATTTGGTTTATTAATCGTTGTGATTACAATCCAAAGTTATTTAACGGTTCGTCGTGTTCAGTTAGTTGAATTGTTTCATGCACAGAAAAAAGTGGACAAACCGATTCGATTTTCTTTTGGATTGGCGCTATTGTCGCTCGTATTAATTGTAGGGTCCTACTACACGATCACCTTAGCAGGAGAAACAGATATATGGAAGAATTATTTTAGAGAAACCTTACTGGCTACAACTATCGCGTTGATTGTCGGAACCTATTTGTTCTTCCGCCAGTTTTCCGGATGGATTTTACAAAGAATGAGTAAAAGTAAAAATTACTATAAGGGTAACAAAATGTTATGGATTTCCTCACTACGCTTTTCGATTCGAGGAAACACAGTAAACTTTACGTTCAATTCGTTGATTAGTGCTGTTGTCATCTTTGCA
This window contains:
- a CDS encoding ABC transporter ATP-binding protein, with amino-acid sequence MTNIIETKNLSKSYGKTQVLKNIDMTIEQGEFTAIMGPSGSGKTTLMNTLSTIDSFSGGDVWIEGNSLLDMKKKDLRAFRQKRMGFIFQDYNLLDTLTVKENILLPLSLQKTPVAEMEQRLGKIIEALNIESILNHYPSEISGGQMQRTAAARAIITNPAIVFADEPTGALDSRSATQLLEQMQLLNQTFKTTVLMITHDPYAASYCQRVIFLRDGKIVNEMFKGEQNEKEFFDRILTIQSALGGDQRWA
- a CDS encoding glycine zipper family protein, translated to MSIGMSLGVVLGLTLFENIAMGIPLGFGIGIAIGAGLDADAKKKGKTI
- a CDS encoding multicopper oxidase domain-containing protein; this encodes MKRFYHVVSIPIRIVVNNFGDYNPNGMMYVLKENEQKVKKLVRKNPFSTVDLVEPLVIRANEGDIVEILFENQLPFETGMHFQEADYDVFQSDGANVGFNPSTLVPCGEKILYRLKASHEGIYFFSDLGNPSSSEEGSNPNGLFGALFVEKRGSTWTHPVTGGPIKSGLYADIHNPFLPSFREYAWFFQDEMEINDITGNPPISDFTGQETESFHGVNYRYEPEWRRKQLIDEGVVCPDCEGEEVHHDSWVFGDPATPILRGYVGDPAMIRLIHGGVKETHVFHYHVHQWFRDPMNLNEEIIDSQSTSPQTHYNIQPLYGLGSLHGAIGDVVIHCHLYPHFGAGMWGINRIFDTLQDGSQCYPNGVPIAPLQPLPDRPLPPTPTPERPGFPNFIPGKVGCKAPRPPLGIVGGREMTELERNAAIPNARPGAVFADPCMENAVVKEFNISLIELPVVYNRQGWHDPKARIYVFDEDIEAICSGKKEPEPLIFHAAAGTCLRINYTNRVPHILDGDAFQLVTRTYENGLHIHFVKFDVLTNDGANIGWNYDSSVLPGETIRYEYFADVELKAWFFHDHLFSTAHQQHGVFGSGVIHPRFTKFFDSKTGAEVDHGAQITAVNPLVPDYRDFALMVHDFALLFDKDGTPLNPPPFPGSQEDPGLFGVNYKNEPLQFRLGKDCDPAYSFSSYVNGDPITPILQAYEGDSIRIRLLQGAQEESHSFNLHGLRWLRRRRDLESKRDDQQHIGISESFTFDTYIPRSGDYLWTFETEEDLWNGLWGLIRAFDEEVPNLIPLPDRPRPPKRTKPLPECTGCPPAPPTEVLSVGAPGPVVCYDVVAFHTPIIYNAYGDHDPNGIVFALKEDMEDILCGKKNPEPLILRANEGDTVEVTLTSLLDFDKFTFKDGIYPYPRVREQAFYPPSLRISLHPQLIQYDVKTSAGETVGFNPDQTVGPGETITYRWFVDEALGACGMWDMADIRNHRSQGAFGAFIAEPRGTKYLDPHTLKPVRTGANVILTNPYLPDTREFVMIMHDGVRLLDKFGQLIFDPFEGILLGTDEAPAEIGDTYDEGSRGFNYRTERLINRFREHPDLSDLFSSKVFSDPATPVFEAYPGDPVTIRLVTPAERRRTHTFHLHGHYWRTDKNSEDLGIESFVGENVMGSKVNLDLIGGAGSIFNFPGDYMYRAGNIRWDIELGMWGIMRVHSELQKHLPPLQY